Proteins encoded by one window of Deinococcus radiodurans R1 = ATCC 13939 = DSM 20539:
- a CDS encoding cation:proton antiporter — translation MLGRLFLELGTVILALALVGRAAGRLGITPIPLYLMAGIGLGTFMHLDDTAEKFIHTGAEIGAILLLFILGLEYTSDELRTNLKANRQIGLIDLALNFTPGVVAGALLGLPPLAWVLLGGITFLTSSGIASKILSDLGRLGNRETPIILAVCVIEDVVMAFYLPVVAALLIGGSLLSVGVNLALALTAFGVTFFLAMRYGHVLSRVLNVPSDETLLLGVLGLVLVVAGAADLLKVSAAIGAFLVGIALSGEVAHRARQQIEPLRDLFAAVFFLFFGLQLDLAEVPEVLLPAALLAVVTSITKFLVGWYGARRAGVQSRGRYRAGTTLIARGEFSILIAGLGLGLAPVLGPLAAVYVLLTAIIGPVLARFDAALAPKVARVLGG, via the coding sequence ATGCTCGGACGCCTCTTTCTCGAACTCGGTACTGTCATCCTCGCCCTCGCGCTGGTAGGCCGCGCCGCCGGGCGACTGGGGATCACGCCCATTCCGCTCTACCTGATGGCGGGCATCGGCCTGGGCACGTTCATGCACCTGGACGACACCGCCGAGAAATTCATTCACACCGGAGCCGAAATCGGCGCCATTTTGCTGCTGTTTATCCTGGGGCTGGAATACACCAGCGACGAACTGCGGACCAACCTCAAGGCCAACCGGCAAATCGGCTTGATCGACCTCGCGCTCAACTTCACGCCGGGCGTGGTGGCCGGGGCCCTGCTGGGGTTGCCGCCGCTCGCCTGGGTGCTGCTCGGGGGCATCACGTTCCTGACCTCCAGTGGCATCGCCTCCAAAATCCTGTCGGACCTCGGGCGCCTCGGCAACCGTGAGACGCCGATCATCCTCGCCGTGTGCGTCATCGAAGATGTGGTGATGGCCTTTTACCTGCCGGTGGTGGCCGCCCTCCTCATCGGCGGGTCGCTGCTCTCGGTGGGCGTCAACCTCGCGCTGGCGCTCACCGCCTTCGGGGTCACGTTTTTCCTCGCCATGCGCTACGGACATGTGCTGAGCCGCGTGCTCAACGTGCCGAGCGACGAAACCCTGCTCCTCGGTGTGCTGGGGCTGGTGCTGGTGGTGGCAGGCGCCGCCGATCTGCTCAAGGTGAGCGCGGCCATCGGCGCCTTTCTCGTCGGCATCGCGCTCTCGGGCGAGGTCGCGCATCGGGCGCGGCAGCAGATCGAGCCGCTGCGCGACCTTTTCGCCGCCGTGTTTTTCCTGTTTTTCGGCCTGCAACTCGACCTCGCCGAGGTGCCGGAGGTGTTGCTGCCCGCCGCCCTGCTCGCCGTGGTCACGTCCATCACCAAGTTCCTGGTCGGCTGGTACGGCGCCCGCCGCGCCGGGGTGCAGAGCCGGGGCCGCTACCGCGCCGGCACTACCCTGATCGCCCGTGGCGAATTCAGCATCCTGATCGCCGGCCTGGGCCTCGGCCTTGCCCCGGTGCTCGGCCCGCTTGCCGCCGTCTACGTGCTGCTTACCGCGATCATCGGCCCGGTGCTGGCCCGGTTCGACGCGGCTCTGGCGCCGAAAGTGGCGCGGGTGCTGGGGGGGTAG
- the miaB gene encoding tRNA (N6-isopentenyl adenosine(37)-C2)-methylthiotransferase MiaB — MKAHLITYGCQMNEYDTHLVQSQLVSFGADIVESPDEADFVLVNTCAVRGKPVDKVRSLLGDLRKQKAQRSLVVGMMGCLAQLEEGQQIARKFEVDVLLGPGSLLDIGAALESNERFWGLQFKDELHDHIPPPPSGKLQAHLTIMRGCDHHCTYCIVPTTRGPQVSRHPDDILRELDMQLAAGVREVTLLGQNVNAYGVDQGAKLKGYPSFADLLRMVGASGIERVKFTTSHPMNFTEDVAAAIGETPAICEFVHLPVQSGSDRVLRRMAREYNREKYLTHIAQIKKHIPDVVLATDIIVGFPGETEEDFQDTLSLYDEVGYDSAYMFIYSPRPGTPSYKHFQDLPRELKTERLQRLIARQKDWSARKNAQKVGTVQQVLLRGDAHDAGFLEGHTRGNHPTVVPKAIGADGAGVYQVRIDHATPHMMYGHILGPDGQPLPEQPRFNPEAAAVGGALPML, encoded by the coding sequence ATGAAGGCACACCTCATCACCTACGGCTGCCAGATGAACGAGTACGACACCCATCTGGTGCAGTCCCAGCTCGTTTCCTTCGGCGCCGACATCGTGGAGTCGCCCGACGAAGCCGATTTCGTACTCGTCAACACCTGTGCGGTGCGCGGCAAGCCGGTGGACAAGGTCCGCTCGCTGCTCGGCGACCTGCGCAAGCAAAAGGCCCAGCGTTCCCTCGTGGTGGGCATGATGGGCTGCCTCGCGCAGCTCGAAGAGGGCCAGCAGATCGCCCGTAAGTTCGAGGTGGACGTACTGCTCGGCCCCGGCAGCCTGCTCGACATCGGCGCGGCGCTCGAAAGCAACGAACGCTTCTGGGGGCTGCAATTCAAGGACGAGCTGCACGACCACATCCCGCCGCCGCCCAGCGGCAAGTTGCAGGCGCACCTCACCATCATGCGCGGCTGCGACCACCACTGCACCTACTGCATTGTGCCGACCACGCGCGGGCCGCAGGTCAGCCGTCACCCCGACGACATCCTGCGCGAACTCGACATGCAGCTCGCGGCGGGCGTGCGCGAAGTCACCCTGCTCGGTCAGAACGTCAACGCCTACGGGGTGGACCAGGGCGCCAAGCTGAAGGGCTACCCGAGCTTCGCCGACCTGCTGCGCATGGTGGGCGCCAGCGGCATCGAGCGCGTCAAGTTCACCACCAGCCATCCCATGAACTTCACCGAGGACGTGGCGGCGGCCATCGGTGAGACGCCCGCTATCTGCGAATTCGTGCACCTGCCGGTGCAGAGCGGCTCGGACCGGGTGCTGCGCCGCATGGCCCGCGAGTACAACCGCGAGAAGTACCTGACCCACATCGCGCAGATCAAAAAGCACATCCCCGACGTGGTGCTCGCCACCGACATCATCGTGGGCTTTCCCGGCGAAACCGAGGAAGACTTTCAGGACACCCTGTCGCTCTACGACGAGGTCGGCTACGACTCGGCCTACATGTTCATCTACTCGCCGCGCCCTGGCACGCCGAGCTACAAGCACTTTCAGGACCTGCCCCGCGAACTCAAGACCGAGCGGCTCCAGCGCTTGATTGCCAGGCAGAAAGACTGGTCGGCGCGCAAGAACGCGCAGAAGGTCGGCACCGTCCAGCAGGTGCTGCTGCGCGGCGACGCCCACGACGCGGGCTTTCTGGAAGGCCACACGCGCGGCAACCACCCCACCGTGGTTCCCAAAGCCATCGGCGCGGACGGCGCGGGCGTCTATCAGGTCCGCATCGACCACGCCACGCCGCACATGATGTACGGCCACATCCTCGGCCCCGATGGGCAGCCTCTGCCCGAGCAGCCGCGCTTTAACCCCGAAGCGGCGGCGGTGGGTGGGGCACTCCCAATGCTGTAA
- a CDS encoding allantoinase has translation MSLDLLLRGAVLVTPEGERRADLGIVGGQIAELTDEIATPAAQTLDVSGLHVFPGVLDDHVHLNEPGRTHWEGFETGTQALAAGGATSFLDMPLNSSPPVLTRERFEDKARLGEEKSLIDFGLWGGLTPLNLDQLDDLAECGVIGLKAFMSHSGLDEFPAADDLTLYEGMRTAKRHGLVVATHAESNEFTRRLTETARAQGKSGVRDYLESRPVVTELEAVQRALLFAQDTGAALHLVHVSSGAAVALAYEGKQKGIDVTIETCPHYLHFTGEDVERVGAALKCAPPLRDPAVQEELWRELLAGHIDTVGSDHSPAPPDMKTSEDFFSLWGGISGAQSTLNVMLEDGYAQRGLPLEIIAALLALNPAQRFGLPQKGRLAVGADADFALVALGEKFTLDTLYDRWQQNPYRGQSFQGRVHATYLRGQPVYQNGEFTGTPRGRLLRPRSL, from the coding sequence ATGAGCCTTGACCTGCTCCTGCGTGGCGCGGTCCTCGTGACCCCGGAAGGTGAACGCCGCGCCGACCTCGGCATTGTGGGCGGGCAGATTGCCGAACTCACCGACGAGATTGCCACCCCCGCCGCCCAGACCCTCGACGTGAGCGGCCTGCACGTCTTTCCCGGCGTCCTCGACGACCACGTGCACCTCAACGAGCCGGGCCGCACCCACTGGGAAGGCTTCGAGACCGGCACGCAGGCGCTCGCGGCAGGCGGGGCGACCAGCTTTCTCGACATGCCGCTCAATTCCTCGCCGCCGGTCCTGACCCGCGAGCGCTTTGAGGACAAGGCGCGGCTGGGTGAGGAAAAATCGCTCATCGACTTCGGGCTGTGGGGCGGGCTGACGCCGCTGAATCTCGACCAGCTCGACGACCTCGCCGAATGCGGCGTCATCGGCCTCAAGGCGTTCATGTCGCACAGCGGCCTCGACGAGTTTCCGGCGGCGGACGACCTGACGCTGTACGAGGGGATGCGAACCGCCAAGCGCCACGGCCTCGTCGTCGCCACCCACGCCGAGAGCAACGAATTTACCCGCCGCCTGACCGAAACCGCCCGCGCCCAGGGCAAAAGCGGCGTGCGCGACTACCTGGAGAGCCGCCCGGTCGTCACCGAACTCGAAGCGGTGCAGCGGGCGCTGCTGTTCGCGCAGGACACTGGCGCGGCGCTCCACCTCGTTCACGTGAGCAGTGGGGCGGCGGTGGCGCTCGCCTACGAAGGCAAGCAAAAGGGCATCGACGTAACCATCGAAACCTGCCCGCACTACCTCCACTTCACCGGCGAGGACGTGGAGCGCGTCGGCGCGGCGCTCAAATGTGCGCCCCCACTGCGTGACCCGGCGGTGCAGGAGGAGCTGTGGCGCGAGTTGCTCGCCGGGCACATCGACACTGTGGGCAGTGACCACTCGCCCGCGCCGCCCGACATGAAGACCAGCGAGGACTTTTTCTCTCTCTGGGGCGGCATCAGCGGCGCCCAGAGCACCCTGAACGTGATGCTGGAAGACGGCTACGCCCAGCGCGGGCTGCCGCTTGAAATCATTGCCGCGTTGCTGGCGCTGAATCCGGCGCAGCGCTTCGGCCTGCCGCAAAAAGGCCGGTTGGCGGTCGGGGCCGACGCCGATTTCGCGCTGGTTGCTCTGGGCGAGAAATTCACCCTCGACACCCTCTACGACCGCTGGCAGCAAAACCCCTACCGGGGCCAGAGCTTCCAGGGCCGGGTGCACGCCACCTACCTGCGCGGCCAGCCGGTCTACCAGAACGGCGAGTTCACGGGCACCCCGCGTGGGCGTCTGCTGCGGCCCCGGTCCCTCTAA
- a CDS encoding pyridoxamine 5'-phosphate oxidase family protein, which yields MSDNKNAGQSSDSQGNGAPQMSRDEAVKTVAGLVKGIKFAMLVSVNDAGHIHSRPMTTQETEFDGDIWFIGAKDSEVVHDVRSRPQVNVSYADTGSNNYVSVHGTAELIEDRAKLDELWSDMYNMYFEGGKEDPNVQLIKINAEGAEYWESGGKVRTLFAFAKNLIPGQRADASELGKNDTVNL from the coding sequence ATGAGCGACAACAAGAACGCCGGACAAAGCAGTGACAGCCAGGGCAACGGTGCGCCGCAGATGAGCCGTGACGAAGCCGTGAAGACGGTCGCTGGGCTGGTCAAGGGCATCAAATTCGCCATGCTGGTGTCGGTCAACGACGCGGGCCACATCCACTCGCGCCCCATGACCACCCAGGAAACCGAGTTCGACGGCGATATCTGGTTTATCGGCGCCAAGGACAGCGAGGTCGTTCACGATGTCCGCAGCCGCCCCCAGGTCAACGTGAGCTACGCCGACACCGGCAGCAACAACTACGTGAGCGTGCACGGCACCGCCGAACTGATCGAAGATCGCGCCAAACTCGACGAACTGTGGAGCGACATGTACAACATGTACTTCGAGGGCGGCAAGGAAGACCCGAATGTCCAGCTCATCAAGATCAACGCCGAGGGCGCCGAATACTGGGAGAGCGGCGGCAAGGTGCGGACCCTCTTCGCCTTCGCCAAGAACCTGATTCCTGGCCAGCGCGCCGACGCGAGCGAGCTGGGCAAGAACGACACGGTTAATCTCTAA
- a CDS encoding cation:proton antiporter regulatory subunit, producing MVRLEETSLPGVGMRYDFDGRFGKRVGVIVHRDGRREMFVSRDDPDACGQSITLDEGEAEVVADLLGGSTVTRRMGQTMQDIEGLAMDWLPLERGSPFAGRALGDSQMRTRTGTSVVAVIRNEQAIPAPGPDYVLEAGDTVVVVGTANGVRRAARLLSSGADS from the coding sequence ATGGTCAGACTGGAAGAAACGTCCCTGCCCGGCGTGGGGATGCGTTACGACTTCGATGGGCGCTTCGGCAAGCGCGTGGGCGTGATCGTTCACCGTGACGGGCGGCGCGAGATGTTCGTGTCGCGCGACGACCCCGACGCCTGCGGCCAGAGCATCACGCTCGACGAGGGCGAGGCCGAAGTGGTGGCCGACCTGCTCGGCGGCAGCACCGTGACGCGGCGGATGGGACAGACGATGCAGGACATCGAGGGGCTGGCTATGGACTGGTTGCCGCTGGAGCGGGGCAGCCCCTTTGCTGGGCGCGCGCTGGGCGACTCGCAGATGCGCACCCGCACCGGCACCAGCGTGGTCGCCGTGATTCGTAATGAGCAGGCCATTCCCGCGCCCGGCCCGGACTACGTGCTCGAAGCGGGCGACACGGTGGTCGTGGTCGGCACCGCAAATGGGGTGCGCCGCGCCGCCCGGCTCCTGAGTAGCGGGGCCGACTCTTGA
- a CDS encoding allantoate amidohydrolase, translating into MNETQAAQLTRQVLDTCDALACHTEVPGEITRTYLCPTTRQVHEELRAWADRLGMTTRVDAVGNLRSRLESRAPGARTLYIGSHLDTVPNAGRYDGIIGVVFGYALVEALRERELPFHLEVLGFSEEEGVRYGVSFIGSRALVGTADELLTVSDRENQTVRDAIVGYGLNPDELPGAGAEDRPLGYLEIHIEQGPVLQDQGAAVGVVSAIVGQSRLTLHFTGRASHAGTTPMHLRRDALAAAARFIVGAEDLANRTPGLVATVGMIEAKPGAGNVIAGEVSCSLDIRHADDAVRAQSLQELLALAEREAAARQVACSVTPRMAEAAVPMAPSLRALLHQAAEEQGLTHPELVSGAGHDAQIMAQKMPAAMLFLRSPNALSHHPDEMAEPGDVAAGLRVGTRFLELLAAQAEQQVQA; encoded by the coding sequence ATGAACGAAACGCAAGCCGCCCAACTGACCCGGCAGGTGCTCGACACCTGCGACGCCCTCGCCTGCCACACCGAAGTGCCCGGCGAAATCACCCGCACCTACCTGTGCCCCACGACCCGGCAGGTCCACGAGGAGCTGCGCGCCTGGGCCGACCGCCTGGGCATGACCACCCGCGTGGACGCCGTGGGCAACCTGCGCTCGCGGCTGGAGAGCCGGGCGCCGGGTGCACGGACGCTGTATATCGGCTCGCACCTCGACACCGTGCCCAACGCCGGGCGCTACGACGGCATCATCGGCGTGGTGTTCGGGTACGCGCTGGTGGAAGCGCTGCGTGAACGCGAGTTGCCCTTTCACCTCGAAGTGCTGGGCTTTTCCGAGGAAGAAGGCGTGCGCTACGGCGTGTCGTTTATCGGCAGCCGGGCGCTGGTGGGCACGGCGGACGAGCTGCTGACGGTGAGTGACCGGGAAAACCAGACGGTGCGCGACGCCATCGTCGGCTACGGCCTGAACCCCGACGAGCTTCCGGGCGCCGGGGCGGAAGACCGCCCGCTGGGCTACCTCGAAATCCACATCGAGCAGGGGCCGGTCCTTCAAGACCAGGGCGCAGCGGTGGGCGTGGTGAGCGCCATCGTGGGCCAGAGCCGCCTCACGCTGCACTTCACGGGCCGCGCCTCGCACGCGGGCACTACACCGATGCACCTGCGCCGCGACGCCCTGGCCGCCGCCGCCCGCTTCATCGTGGGCGCCGAGGACCTCGCCAACCGCACGCCGGGACTGGTCGCCACCGTGGGCATGATCGAGGCCAAACCCGGCGCGGGCAACGTGATTGCCGGCGAGGTGAGCTGCTCGCTCGACATTCGCCACGCCGACGACGCGGTGCGGGCGCAGTCGCTTCAGGAACTGCTCGCGCTCGCCGAGCGGGAAGCCGCCGCCCGGCAGGTCGCCTGCTCGGTCACGCCGCGCATGGCCGAAGCCGCTGTGCCGATGGCGCCGTCTCTGCGCGCGCTGCTGCACCAGGCCGCCGAGGAACAGGGCCTCACGCACCCCGAACTCGTCAGCGGCGCCGGCCACGACGCGCAGATCATGGCGCAGAAGATGCCCGCTGCCATGCTGTTTCTGCGCTCGCCCAACGCGCTGAGCCACCACCCCGACGAGATGGCCGAGCCGGGGGACGTGGCCGCCGGGCTGCGGGTCGGCACCCGGTTTCTGGAACTGCTCGCGGCCCAGGCCGAACAGCAGGTGCAGGCATGA
- a CDS encoding prephenate dehydratase, translated as MTDAGGQEQREQWQQEEAAGYAVAFQGNPGSYGEIAALNALPQVRETLGYPTFHEVARAVENGEADYGVLPVENSLMGAIHQSIDLLTETELHVTGEVVVRVSHCLMALPGVEMADIRKVGSQQPALDQCTHLIREHGWQPLAKHDTAGSAKDLAERGARDEAAIASRRAAELYGLNILQTGVEDEPFNFTRFMVLSRHAPEPSDAPHKTSLIFAVRHTPGFLLETLGELRGLNLSRIESRPRRDRAWSYLMYVDIEGKASDPQVAQALAGILVKASYAKIIGSYPAAQGTVQ; from the coding sequence ATGACGGACGCAGGCGGGCAGGAACAGCGGGAACAGTGGCAGCAGGAAGAGGCGGCGGGCTACGCGGTGGCCTTTCAGGGCAACCCCGGCAGCTACGGCGAAATCGCGGCGCTCAACGCCCTGCCGCAGGTGCGCGAGACCCTCGGCTACCCCACCTTTCACGAGGTCGCCCGCGCTGTGGAAAACGGCGAAGCCGACTACGGCGTGCTGCCGGTGGAAAACAGCCTGATGGGCGCCATTCACCAGTCCATCGACCTGCTCACCGAAACCGAGTTGCACGTCACCGGCGAAGTCGTGGTGCGCGTGAGCCACTGCCTGATGGCGCTGCCGGGGGTGGAAATGGCCGACATTCGCAAGGTGGGGAGCCAGCAACCGGCCCTCGACCAGTGCACCCACCTCATCCGCGAGCACGGCTGGCAACCACTCGCCAAACACGACACGGCAGGCAGCGCCAAAGACCTCGCCGAGCGTGGTGCCCGCGACGAAGCCGCCATCGCCAGCCGCCGCGCCGCCGAGCTGTATGGCCTGAACATCCTGCAAACCGGGGTGGAGGACGAGCCGTTCAACTTCACCCGCTTCATGGTGCTCTCGCGCCACGCCCCGGAGCCGAGCGACGCGCCGCACAAGACCAGCCTGATTTTCGCGGTGCGCCACACCCCCGGTTTTCTGCTGGAAACCCTGGGCGAACTGCGCGGCCTGAACCTCTCGCGCATCGAGAGCCGCCCCCGCCGCGACCGTGCCTGGAGCTACCTGATGTACGTGGACATCGAGGGCAAAGCGAGCGATCCGCAGGTGGCGCAGGCCCTCGCTGGGATTCTGGTCAAGGCGAGCTACGCCAAAATCATCGGCAGTTATCCGGCGGCGCAGGGGACGGTCCAGTAA
- a CDS encoding enoyl-CoA hydratase-related protein produces the protein MTYSDDDLRLDEMEFENITIDQHGPIAVLTVNRPKALNALNGTTLSELAMAADLIANDPEVGALIVTGAGDKAFVAGADISELAGLEGPFAGRDMSLLGQDAMTQLSNLPIPVIAAIGGYALGGGLELALCCDIRIASPRARMGLPEVTLGLLPGFAGTQRLPRLIGAGRALDLMLTARQIGAEEALSMGLVNYVADDPLQKAREVAEQIVKNGPLAISLVKEAVRRGLATDLEAGMEIEADLFGLAFATSDFKEGTKAFLEKRPAEFKGE, from the coding sequence ATGACTTACAGCGACGACGACCTGCGCCTCGACGAGATGGAATTCGAGAACATCACCATTGACCAGCATGGCCCCATCGCGGTGCTGACCGTGAACCGTCCCAAGGCGCTCAACGCCCTAAACGGGACCACCCTCAGCGAGCTGGCAATGGCCGCCGACCTGATCGCCAACGACCCCGAGGTGGGCGCCCTGATCGTGACCGGCGCGGGCGACAAGGCGTTCGTGGCGGGGGCCGATATCAGCGAACTGGCGGGGCTGGAAGGGCCGTTCGCTGGGCGCGACATGTCGCTGCTGGGCCAGGACGCGATGACGCAGCTCAGCAACCTGCCGATTCCGGTGATTGCGGCCATAGGCGGCTACGCACTCGGCGGCGGGTTGGAACTCGCGCTGTGCTGCGATATCCGCATCGCTTCGCCGCGCGCCCGCATGGGGCTGCCCGAAGTGACGCTGGGGCTGCTGCCCGGCTTTGCGGGCACCCAGCGCCTCCCCCGCCTGATCGGGGCGGGCCGCGCCCTGGACCTGATGCTGACCGCCCGGCAGATCGGCGCCGAGGAAGCCCTGAGCATGGGCCTGGTCAACTACGTGGCCGACGACCCACTGCAAAAGGCCCGCGAAGTGGCCGAGCAGATCGTGAAAAATGGGCCGCTCGCCATCTCGCTCGTCAAGGAAGCAGTCAGGCGGGGCCTCGCCACCGACCTCGAAGCGGGGATGGAAATCGAGGCCGACCTCTTCGGGCTGGCCTTTGCCACCAGCGACTTCAAGGAAGGCACTAAAGCGTTCCTAGAAAAGCGCCCGGCGGAGTTTAAGGGAGAGTAA
- the allE gene encoding (S)-ureidoglycine aminohydrolase, with protein MKHLGQTRSALHGSHAVITPETFVRTALAEWPGSAIVLHIAPVVGLGARFVQFTAEMPAGAQATESVYQRFAFVLSGEVDVAVGGETRTLREYDYVYLPAGEKHMLTAKTDARVSVFEKPYQTVEGVQAPGVYWGNERENPGYPFEGDDHLIARKLLPDEPAFDFMVSTMSFAPGASLPYAEVHYMEHGLLMLEGEGLYKLEENYYPVTAGDIIWMGAHCPQWYGALGRNWSKYLLYKDMNRHPLG; from the coding sequence ATGAAACACCTCGGTCAAACCCGCAGCGCCCTGCACGGCTCGCACGCGGTCATCACCCCTGAAACTTTCGTCCGCACCGCGCTCGCCGAGTGGCCGGGCAGCGCCATCGTGCTGCACATCGCCCCGGTGGTGGGCCTGGGGGCGCGCTTCGTGCAGTTCACGGCGGAAATGCCCGCTGGCGCGCAGGCCACCGAGTCGGTGTATCAGCGCTTCGCCTTCGTGCTCTCGGGTGAAGTGGACGTCGCGGTCGGCGGCGAAACCCGCACCCTGCGCGAGTATGACTACGTCTACCTGCCCGCCGGCGAGAAGCACATGCTGACGGCGAAAACCGACGCCCGCGTGTCCGTCTTCGAGAAGCCGTACCAGACAGTCGAGGGCGTTCAAGCCCCCGGCGTCTACTGGGGCAACGAGCGCGAAAACCCCGGCTACCCTTTCGAGGGCGACGACCACCTGATTGCCCGCAAGCTGCTGCCCGACGAGCCGGCCTTCGATTTCATGGTCAGCACCATGAGTTTCGCGCCGGGGGCGTCGCTGCCCTACGCCGAAGTCCACTACATGGAACACGGCCTGCTGATGCTGGAAGGCGAGGGGCTCTACAAGCTGGAAGAAAATTACTACCCGGTCACGGCGGGCGACATCATCTGGATGGGCGCCCACTGCCCGCAGTGGTACGGCGCGCTGGGCCGCAACTGGAGCAAATACCTGCTCTACAAGGACATGAACCGGCACCCGCTGGGGTGA